In the Clostridium sporogenes genome, one interval contains:
- a CDS encoding YvcK family protein encodes MKLIDWLRPGIRVKRWVLLAIMGILLIVFGMLEFVRNRFYSNYYIAFYVFLIGSGVFVLYISVTQGMKSIIALVNKGYLNISLDSKKLENLIYEKRLLVKGPKIVAIGGGTGLSTMLRGLKYYTSNITAIVTVADDGGGSGELREDLGMLPPGDIRNCILALSDTEPLMEELLQYRFTDGRLKNQSFGNLFLAAMDGISNNFEEAVQKVSSVLAVTGKVVPVTLENIVLKAKLKNNMIVEGESNIPEKSLQYHSKIEKVFIEPENAKALTEAVTAIKEADAIILGPGSLYTSVIPNLLIKDITEALKKTKAPKIYISNIMTQPGETDNFTVSDHIKTINKHCHGKLVDYVIVNVGQIDKELEEKYKKKKSKLVKIDEEKIRELNVDVIGGNFLKVKNELIRHNSEKLASILIETIMEKKLLYDKKKIIEYFYLSERLKENKNKQR; translated from the coding sequence ATGAAGCTTATAGACTGGTTAAGGCCTGGTATAAGAGTTAAACGATGGGTATTATTAGCTATTATGGGAATACTTTTAATAGTGTTTGGTATGTTAGAGTTTGTTAGAAATAGATTTTATAGTAATTACTATATAGCTTTTTATGTATTTTTAATAGGATCTGGGGTATTTGTGTTATATATATCTGTAACTCAAGGTATGAAATCAATAATAGCTTTAGTTAACAAGGGCTATTTAAACATATCCTTAGATTCTAAAAAACTAGAGAATTTAATATATGAAAAGAGACTATTGGTTAAAGGACCTAAAATAGTTGCTATAGGTGGGGGAACAGGTTTGTCTACCATGCTAAGAGGACTTAAATATTATACTTCAAACATAACAGCTATTGTTACAGTTGCAGATGATGGTGGTGGATCTGGTGAACTAAGAGAGGATTTAGGTATGCTGCCTCCAGGAGACATAAGAAATTGTATATTAGCACTATCAGATACAGAACCTTTAATGGAGGAACTTTTACAATATAGATTTACAGATGGAAGGCTTAAAAATCAAAGCTTCGGTAATCTATTTTTAGCTGCTATGGATGGAATATCTAATAATTTTGAAGAAGCAGTTCAAAAAGTTAGTTCTGTTTTAGCTGTTACAGGAAAGGTTGTACCGGTCACTTTAGAAAATATAGTGTTAAAGGCTAAGTTAAAAAACAATATGATAGTAGAAGGAGAATCCAATATACCAGAAAAGAGTCTACAGTATCATAGTAAAATAGAAAAGGTATTTATAGAGCCAGAGAATGCTAAGGCTTTAACTGAGGCTGTTACAGCTATAAAAGAAGCAGATGCTATTATACTTGGACCTGGAAGCCTTTATACCAGTGTAATTCCTAATTTATTAATAAAAGATATCACAGAAGCTTTAAAAAAGACAAAGGCTCCTAAAATATATATATCAAATATAATGACTCAACCAGGAGAAACAGACAATTTTACTGTTTCAGATCATATAAAAACCATAAATAAACATTGTCATGGGAAATTGGTTGATTATGTAATAGTTAATGTAGGTCAAATAGATAAAGAATTAGAAGAGAAATATAAAAAGAAAAAATCTAAATTAGTAAAAATTGATGAAGAGAAAATAAGAGAATTAAATGTAGATGTAATAGGAGGCAATTTCTTAAAAGTTAAAAATGAATTAATAAGACACAATTCTGAAAAACTTGCTTCTATATTGATAGAAACCATAATGGAAAAGAAATTGTTATATGATAAGAAGAAAATAATAGAATACTTCTATTTGTCAGAAAGATTAAAGGAAAATAAAAATAAGCAGAGGTAG
- the whiA gene encoding DNA-binding protein WhiA has protein sequence MSFSLKVKNEVCKYVEINKQEAIAELSAIMKVSGTLLFTNKQFNFKITTENAAIARLVFKILKEHFGIHTEIMIKKNNSLKKNNIYIILISEEEGVKFLLKEVGIIKETINVFSLDYNIPENIIECDECRRAYIRGAFLGGGSISNPEKTYHLEFVTHNEEYAKDLSDLINSYNLNSKVIKRKNSYIIYLKEGEQIVDLLNIIGAHASLLELENVRIMKEMRNNVNRLVNCETANLSKTVNAAVRQVESIKFIEREIGLGRLPKNLRDVAELRIKYPDESLRELGKMLNPPVGKSGVNHRLRRIEKIADELKQGI, from the coding sequence ATGTCTTTTTCATTGAAAGTAAAAAATGAAGTATGTAAATATGTGGAGATAAATAAACAAGAAGCCATAGCAGAATTATCAGCAATAATGAAAGTAAGTGGTACATTGTTATTTACCAATAAACAATTTAACTTTAAAATAACTACAGAAAATGCAGCTATAGCTAGATTGGTTTTTAAAATTTTAAAAGAACATTTTGGTATTCATACAGAAATAATGATAAAGAAAAATAATTCTTTAAAAAAGAATAATATATATATAATATTAATATCTGAAGAAGAGGGAGTAAAATTTTTATTAAAAGAGGTTGGCATAATAAAAGAAACTATAAATGTATTTAGTTTAGATTATAATATACCTGAAAACATTATAGAATGTGATGAATGCAGGAGAGCTTATATAAGAGGGGCCTTTTTAGGAGGAGGAAGTATAAGTAACCCAGAAAAAACTTATCATTTAGAATTTGTTACTCATAATGAAGAATATGCTAAGGATTTAAGTGATTTAATAAATTCATATAATTTGAATTCTAAAGTAATAAAGAGAAAAAATAGTTATATAATCTATTTAAAAGAAGGAGAACAGATAGTAGACTTATTAAATATAATAGGAGCTCATGCTTCATTATTAGAATTAGAGAATGTTAGAATAATGAAGGAAATGAGAAACAATGTTAATAGATTGGTAAACTGTGAAACCGCTAATCTAAGCAAGACTGTTAATGCTGCTGTAAGACAAGTAGAAAGTATAAAATTTATAGAAAGAGAAATAGGATTGGGAAGATTGCCTAAAAATTTAAGAGACGTAGCAGAGCTAAGGATTAAATATCCTGATGAATCCTTAAGAGAGTTAGGAAAGATGCTAAATCCACCTGTAGGGAAATCAGGGGTTAATCACAGATTAAGAAGAATAGAGAAGATTGCAGATGAATTGAAACAAGGAATTTAA